From Camelina sativa cultivar DH55 chromosome 20, Cs, whole genome shotgun sequence, the proteins below share one genomic window:
- the LOC104771248 gene encoding uncharacterized protein At4g04775-like gives MSTVSGGSSGSSNVRQRGFVVGVPKRCWCGEHIVAKNSKSEPNPSRRYFRCREAAAKKLVNDNHIFKWVDEALLDEVATLGVQFERVKEEMKERTIETLQEQKLKFEKMQMEFEKELCERVEEVLLEAKAELQCRMNKSIIVCVFGFMILFALFKLV, from the exons ATGAGTACCGTTTCTGGAGGTTCGAGTGGTTCATCAAATGTTCGACAAAGAGGATTCGTCGTTGGCGTGCCTAAGAGATGCTGGTGTGGGGAACACATCGTGGCAAAGAATTCCAAATCCGAGCCTAATCCTTCTCGGAGATACTTTCGATGTCGAGAAGCAGCAGCAAAGAAG CTTGTGAACGATAACCACATCTTTAAGTGGGTCGATGAGGCATTGTTGGACGAGGTAGCAACATTGGGTGTTCAATttgagagagtaaaagaagagatgaaagagcgTACAATAGAGACATTGCAAGAACAGAAGCTGAAATttgagaagatgcaaatggagtTCGAAAAAGAGCTTTGTGAGAGGGTTGAAGAAGTTTTGTTGGAAGCAAAAGCTGAATTGCAATGTAGGATGAATAAGAGTATAATTGTATGTGTTTTCGGTTTTATGatcttgtttgctctgtttaagCTTGTATGA
- the LOC104772660 gene encoding WPP domain-containing protein 3-like, translating to MAETTDTIYTTVLTPQPESESSKKRSSDATSSKVEAEPEKKHGGTTMLSVWPPTQLSRDYLLNMLINILSTDSYLSKRYGTLNPEEASAVAKSIEEDAYVAGSKLVSSDGIKNLEAYTEEISYRINKCAKDRWKKKMNARCSSVSELEEA from the coding sequence ATGGCAGAAACTACCGATACAATCTATACCACCGTCCTAACGCCGCAGCCTGAATCAGAAAGCTCTAAAAAACGCAGTTCTGACGCAACATCCTCAAAAGTCGAAGCAGAACCAGAGAAGAAACATGGAGGAACCACCATGCTCTCCGTTTGGCCACCGACTCAGTTAAGCCGCGATTACCTCTTGAATATGCTTATCAATATATTATCCACAGACTCGTACCTCTCCAAGAGATACGGAACGCTTAACCCTGAGGAAGCGTCCGCCGTTGCGAAATCTATCGAGGAAGATGCTTACGTCGCCGGATCAAAGCTCGTGTCGAGTGATGGGATTAAAAATCTTGAGGCCTATACCGAAGAGATTAGCTATCGTATCAATAAATGTGCGAAGGAccgatggaagaagaagatgaatgcaAGATGCAGTTCCGTTTCTGAACTTGAGGAGGCTTAA